A window of the Candidatus Cloacimonadota bacterium genome harbors these coding sequences:
- a CDS encoding T9SS type A sorting domain-containing protein: protein MYDLKGRLVELYDDLNFQNDPIQFQLPDCPSGIYFLQVESGLKKEIRRITILK, encoded by the coding sequence TTGTATGACCTGAAGGGTAGGCTTGTTGAGCTTTACGATGATCTAAACTTTCAAAACGATCCCATACAGTTTCAACTTCCAGACTGTCCATCAGGAATCTATTTTTTACAAGTTGAATCTGGACTCAAGAAAGAGATTAGGAGAATAACAATTCTCAAATAG